The Anaerolineae bacterium genome window below encodes:
- a CDS encoding FHA domain-containing protein, translated as MSTITCPSCSQVNPDTNLFCSHCGEMLDRFQKTPKIDVGNLRVNHPQWGNARISSRHRLVLRLVNSLKQIRIDLVENQPVTLGRADPLADITPDFDLSRYNGLAMGVSRRHASLVMQDNTLQITDLDSTNGTYLNGKRLIPYRPNILRDGDEIRLGDLRMLAMFVEVTDPFDHAQEARR; from the coding sequence GTGAGCACCATTACCTGTCCAAGCTGCAGCCAGGTTAACCCGGACACCAACCTGTTCTGCTCCCACTGTGGCGAGATGCTTGATCGCTTTCAGAAAACGCCCAAGATCGATGTCGGCAACCTGCGCGTCAACCATCCCCAGTGGGGTAATGCTCGCATCTCCAGCCGCCATCGCCTGGTATTGCGCCTGGTGAACTCCCTCAAACAGATCCGGATCGATCTGGTGGAAAATCAGCCAGTAACGCTCGGGCGGGCTGACCCGCTGGCGGACATTACACCTGATTTCGACCTGAGCCGCTACAACGGTCTGGCGATGGGCGTCTCGCGCCGCCATGCCTCACTGGTCATGCAGGATAACACCCTGCAGATCACTGACCTGGACAGCACTAACGGCACCTACCTCAACGGCAAACGCCTGATTCCCTACCGCCCCAACATCCTGCGCGACGGTGACGAGATCCGCCTAGGCGATCTGCGTATGCTGGCGATGTTCGTGGAAGTCACCGACCCCTTCGATCACGCTCAGGAAGCCCGCCGCTAG
- a CDS encoding molybdopterin-dependent oxidoreductase: MTNSIADITQARTILLIGTNTTANHPVISLQIKKAVRQHGAALIVADPRRIELAEFATLFLQHEGGTDIALLNGLAHIILREGLHDEAFIAARTENFETWRAVVEEYTPERVSQITGVPVADLEQAARLYGGRKPAAIFYAMGITQHTVGHQNVLAVANLAMLTGNLGIPGGGVNPLRGQNNVQGACDVGGLPNVYPGYQSVADESIRAAMAAFYGVPQPPAVPGLTLTEMIDAAGDGHVKALYFMGENPAMSDPDSNHVRECLARTEFLVVQDIFLHETTEFADVVLPAASFAEKDGTFTNTERRIQRVRRACDPPGQARPDWQIVAEVARRLGATGWDYADPAAIMAEIAEVTPIYRGIRYERLEDGGLQWPCPAPDHPGTPILHTTRFTRGLGRFSPVHHQPAAELPDDDYPFMLTTGRILEHWHTGTMTRRVTGLDLLAPEERVEIHPADAAALGIADGDWIRVSSRRGTVTARAGVMRRPRPGLVFMTFHYAEALGNILTNKALDPIAKIPEYKVCAVKVEKVAPPTGL, translated from the coding sequence ATGACCAACAGTATCGCCGACATCACCCAGGCGCGGACCATCCTGCTGATTGGCACCAATACCACCGCCAACCACCCGGTGATCAGCCTGCAGATCAAAAAGGCGGTACGCCAGCATGGCGCGGCATTGATCGTCGCCGATCCCCGCCGGATCGAGCTGGCCGAGTTCGCTACCCTGTTCCTCCAGCATGAAGGCGGGACGGATATCGCCCTGCTCAACGGCCTGGCCCACATCATCTTACGCGAAGGTCTGCACGATGAGGCGTTCATCGCCGCCCGCACGGAGAATTTTGAGACCTGGCGGGCCGTTGTTGAGGAGTACACCCCAGAGCGCGTCAGCCAGATCACGGGTGTGCCCGTTGCCGACCTGGAGCAGGCCGCGCGGTTGTACGGGGGCCGCAAGCCAGCCGCTATCTTCTACGCGATGGGCATCACCCAGCACACTGTCGGCCATCAGAATGTCCTGGCCGTAGCCAACCTGGCCATGCTCACCGGTAACCTTGGCATCCCTGGCGGCGGCGTGAACCCTCTGCGCGGCCAAAATAACGTCCAGGGGGCTTGCGATGTCGGTGGCCTGCCCAATGTTTACCCCGGCTATCAATCCGTGGCCGACGAAAGCATCCGCGCGGCGATGGCCGCCTTCTATGGCGTCCCTCAGCCTCCAGCCGTCCCCGGCCTGACCCTGACCGAGATGATCGACGCCGCGGGGGATGGTCACGTCAAAGCCCTTTACTTCATGGGGGAAAACCCTGCCATGAGCGACCCGGATTCCAATCATGTTCGCGAATGCCTGGCCAGAACCGAATTTCTGGTCGTGCAGGACATCTTCCTCCATGAAACGACCGAGTTTGCCGATGTCGTCCTGCCAGCGGCTAGCTTCGCGGAGAAAGACGGCACGTTCACCAACACCGAGCGCCGTATCCAGCGCGTGCGCCGGGCCTGTGATCCCCCCGGCCAGGCCCGCCCGGACTGGCAGATCGTGGCGGAAGTTGCCCGGCGGCTGGGAGCGACTGGCTGGGATTACGCCGACCCGGCGGCGATCATGGCCGAGATCGCAGAGGTTACGCCGATCTACCGTGGTATACGCTACGAGCGGCTAGAAGACGGCGGTCTGCAGTGGCCCTGCCCGGCTCCCGATCACCCCGGCACGCCGATCCTGCACACGACACGCTTCACACGCGGTCTGGGCCGCTTCAGCCCGGTGCATCACCAGCCCGCCGCTGAATTGCCCGACGACGACTACCCCTTCATGCTGACCACCGGGCGTATCCTGGAGCACTGGCACACCGGGACGATGACCCGCCGCGTCACCGGCCTTGACCTGCTGGCTCCGGAAGAACGCGTGGAGATTCACCCGGCTGACGCCGCCGCCCTGGGCATCGCCGATGGCGACTGGATCCGCGTCTCGTCGCGGCGCGGGACAGTGACCGCCCGTGCCGGCGTAATGCGCCGTCCCCGGCCAGGGCTGGTCTTCATGACCTTCCATTATGCCGAGGCGCTGGGGAATATCCTGACCAATAAGGCTCTCGACCCGATCGCCAAAATTCCGGAATATAAGGTCTGTGCGGTGAAGGTGGAAAAAGTTGCGCCACCCACCGGCCTCTGA
- a CDS encoding sugar ABC transporter permease — translation MTNATPTTTGRARAGLLAGRFRRPAGDTLLGYLLVAPLILWLAGTILYPLLSAVRLSFLDVGIIGTGGQFVGLENYSKVLGSDNFWEAFGRSLVWVVANAVLQTLAAFLTALILKQRFRGQGLARVWVILSWIVPTVVVVIIWRWLLGTSGGIVNYLLVTLGITPQPIGFFGTGPSARASVIFINSWRWFPLMAVILLAGMQSIPEELYEAASVDGASAWQRFWHITMPGLQAVLFVMGLVGMLWSINVFDIIWLLTRGGPSAATTTLPVFIYDTAFFKYRLSRSAAASVVLGLALLAFAMLYTRLMAPRAEEEQG, via the coding sequence ATGACCAACGCCACCCCCACCACGACCGGGCGAGCCAGGGCCGGCCTGCTCGCCGGGCGCTTTCGTCGGCCAGCAGGGGATACCCTGCTCGGCTACCTGCTGGTGGCCCCGCTGATTCTATGGCTGGCCGGGACCATCCTCTACCCGCTGCTTTCAGCGGTGCGCCTGAGCTTCCTGGATGTCGGGATTATCGGCACCGGCGGCCAGTTTGTTGGCCTGGAGAACTACAGTAAAGTCCTCGGCTCCGATAACTTCTGGGAAGCTTTCGGGCGCAGCCTGGTGTGGGTGGTCGCCAACGCCGTGCTGCAAACCCTGGCTGCTTTCCTCACCGCCCTGATCCTCAAGCAGCGCTTCCGCGGGCAGGGGCTGGCCCGTGTATGGGTGATTCTGTCCTGGATCGTGCCGACGGTGGTCGTGGTGATCATCTGGCGCTGGTTGCTGGGCACCTCCGGCGGGATTGTCAACTATCTGTTGGTAACACTGGGCATCACGCCGCAGCCAATCGGTTTCTTCGGCACCGGGCCAAGCGCACGCGCTTCAGTCATCTTCATCAACTCCTGGCGTTGGTTCCCGCTGATGGCCGTGATCCTGCTGGCGGGGATGCAGAGCATCCCGGAGGAACTGTACGAAGCGGCTTCGGTGGATGGCGCGTCAGCCTGGCAGCGCTTCTGGCACATCACCATGCCGGGCCTGCAGGCTGTGCTGTTCGTCATGGGGCTGGTCGGGATGCTATGGTCGATCAATGTCTTCGACATCATCTGGCTGCTGACTCGCGGCGGGCCATCTGCGGCCACCACCACGCTGCCCGTGTTCATCTACGACACCGCTTTCTTCAAGTACCGGCTCAGCCGCTCGGCGGCGGCTTCGGTCGTGCTGGGGCTGGCATTGCTGGCTTTCGCCATGCTGTACACTCGCTTGATGGCCCCGCGTGCTGAGGAGGAGCAGGGATGA
- a CDS encoding carbohydrate ABC transporter permease, whose product MTDLAGLRRSLGVYLSVAVLLIVVIAPFYWIFTGSIKAPQEIIAQVPTLIPQSFTLEHYDHLLASSAFPRYLLNSTIIAALTMVITVVLASLAAYGIYRLRFPGSQFLFKIILVTYAFPSILLLVPLYGMLSQVGLIDSLWALVIVNVTFAAPFAVWMLQAFFRAVPYELEEAAALDGAGRLRVMLRITLPLTAPGIASIAIYAFITSWTEYMLASVLIISDANRTLPVGLAGIIGQYQVDWGLLLAGATLTTLPVLILFGMVGRNFVDGLTAGAIK is encoded by the coding sequence ATGACTGATCTGGCAGGATTGCGCCGCTCGCTGGGGGTGTACCTGTCCGTGGCCGTGCTGTTGATCGTGGTCATCGCCCCCTTCTACTGGATCTTCACCGGGTCGATCAAGGCGCCGCAGGAGATCATCGCCCAGGTGCCGACGCTGATCCCGCAGTCGTTCACGCTGGAGCACTATGACCATCTGCTGGCGTCGTCGGCCTTCCCGCGTTACCTGCTCAACAGCACCATTATCGCCGCCCTGACGATGGTGATCACGGTCGTGCTGGCCTCACTGGCGGCCTATGGCATCTACCGGCTGCGCTTCCCCGGCAGCCAGTTCCTGTTCAAGATCATCCTGGTCACCTACGCCTTCCCCAGTATCCTGCTGCTGGTGCCCCTGTACGGCATGTTGAGCCAGGTCGGGCTGATCGATAGCCTGTGGGCGCTGGTGATCGTCAATGTCACCTTCGCCGCGCCGTTTGCTGTGTGGATGCTGCAGGCTTTCTTCCGCGCCGTACCCTACGAACTGGAGGAGGCCGCCGCACTGGATGGCGCTGGCCGCCTGCGGGTTATGCTGCGTATCACCCTGCCGCTGACCGCGCCGGGCATCGCCAGCATCGCCATCTACGCCTTCATCACCTCCTGGACGGAGTACATGCTGGCTTCGGTGCTGATCATCAGCGACGCCAACCGGACGCTGCCGGTCGGCCTGGCCGGGATCATCGGCCAGTATCAGGTCGACTGGGGGCTGCTGCTGGCCGGGGCCACGCTGACCACGCTGCCGGTGCTGATCCTGTTCGGGATGGTGGGCCGCAACTTCGTGGACGGGCTGACCGCCGGAGCCATCAAGTGA
- a CDS encoding DUF4432 family protein: MYTYGRKTGCRISLDYTYKDMRIAYLENALLRVGVLLDKGADIFEFTYKPRDLDFMWQSPTPMQKPFIATSALPSGAFHDYYYGGWQEVLPSAGFSPEPYRDVYQGLHGEVSLLPFEAQIAEDTPDCVSLRARVRLYRTPLALERTMTLRRDTAALFIHERLENESPGPFAIMWGHHPAFGEPFLDESCVAHIPASQVDVLDFHPNGQWQPGQDYTFPLVRNRRNGALEDVTRVLPRANHSVDLIYFKGLAEGWYGLTNRRQGVGFGMAWDASLFRSVWMWQLYGGHDDYPWFGRAYTCALEPFTSHPGLGVKRAVEDGTAVILGPKEVRETDLVAVAYEGEGVTRIAPDGTIEH, encoded by the coding sequence ATGTATACCTACGGGCGCAAGACCGGCTGCCGGATCAGCCTGGACTATACCTACAAGGACATGCGTATCGCCTACCTGGAAAACGCCCTGCTCCGCGTGGGCGTCCTGCTGGACAAAGGCGCCGATATCTTCGAGTTCACCTACAAACCCCGCGATCTGGATTTTATGTGGCAATCCCCCACGCCCATGCAAAAGCCCTTCATCGCCACCAGCGCCCTGCCCAGCGGCGCCTTCCATGATTATTACTATGGCGGTTGGCAGGAGGTATTGCCCTCGGCGGGTTTTTCACCGGAGCCATACCGGGATGTCTACCAGGGCCTGCACGGGGAAGTCTCCCTGCTGCCCTTTGAGGCCCAGATCGCTGAGGATACGCCCGATTGCGTCAGCCTGCGGGCGCGCGTCCGGCTGTACCGCACGCCGCTGGCCCTGGAGCGCACCATGACCCTCCGCCGGGATACCGCCGCCCTGTTCATCCACGAACGGCTGGAGAATGAATCGCCCGGCCCATTTGCCATCATGTGGGGCCACCACCCCGCTTTTGGCGAGCCATTCCTGGATGAGAGCTGCGTCGCTCACATCCCGGCCTCGCAGGTGGACGTGCTGGACTTTCACCCCAACGGCCAGTGGCAGCCTGGCCAGGACTACACCTTTCCGCTGGTCAGGAACCGCCGTAACGGAGCGCTGGAAGATGTCACACGGGTATTGCCCCGCGCCAACCATTCGGTCGATCTGATTTACTTCAAGGGGCTGGCCGAAGGCTGGTATGGCCTGACCAACCGGCGGCAGGGCGTGGGCTTCGGGATGGCCTGGGACGCCAGCCTGTTTCGCTCCGTATGGATGTGGCAGCTCTACGGCGGCCACGACGATTACCCCTGGTTTGGGCGAGCCTACACCTGCGCGCTGGAGCCGTTCACAAGCCATCCCGGTCTGGGCGTCAAGCGAGCCGTTGAGGACGGCACTGCCGTAATCCTGGGACCGAAAGAAGTGCGGGAGACCGATCTGGTGGCCGTCGCCTACGAAGGCGAAGGCGTGACGCGCATCGCACCCGACGGTACCATCGAGCACTGA
- a CDS encoding protein kinase produces the protein MTVGELTSSDPLINRVIEGYQFIKRLGEGSYGLVYLARHPRITNRLVAVKYIKLENPDQIRDVEREVEVLARLQHPNIVDIYDTYRFDRYQLIVMELVRGGTLLHALQRLPRPLDVQTSVAMVEQLAFALGYVHAQNILHLDLKPANILLDPVADGREARPLLTDFGIAKIVNPGGAISTNIIGTPMYMSPEHFGFGDNKPDHRSDIYSLGIILYELIVGEVPYRAPELLEVLNMHAYSPIPVPSAKIPSLPPELDYVILRALAKLPEDRFQSANEMGSLLRELRQGPLTTLKPLPGRVSGEALGAIASKHAEAMAGVDAAYARARAPAFSLVMMGPDGEQQTVSFHERSVIIGRHESAGLRLDHPSVSRQHARIDCDSNGNLFVTDLNSMNGTYLDGLRLPPQERTYWKNTQFLQVQGYLFQVAELPAGEMPAVEPFIFTTEQVKVLLDELDRQQNRPGVRVSLSPDIVYLEPGKRQYVQVQVRPENAPPARYELRARPGPEIDDRWYVLPAGHVIEAGETYTFDLVISAPLTGTVGGKTHEIALEVVSNQPGIRSVVQVLKVRVMPVTRFTVALQPNQVTHGRRARADLVIMNSGNATESFAIEFEAPDTLAILPAARELTVEPAQVGTVTLRFRPARSAVQERSRLIFSALVRASSGVVERAHGSYVFQRRQRRQPLGLIALWVLIVAAATRQFVLGVPLADQLDQLRQLIEQLAGLVLRGPGP, from the coding sequence GTGACCGTAGGCGAATTAACCAGCAGCGATCCGCTGATCAACCGTGTCATTGAGGGCTACCAGTTCATCAAGCGACTGGGGGAAGGCTCTTACGGGCTGGTTTACCTTGCCCGACACCCGCGGATCACCAACCGGCTGGTAGCGGTCAAGTACATCAAGCTGGAAAACCCGGACCAGATCCGCGATGTTGAGCGCGAGGTTGAAGTCCTGGCCCGCCTGCAGCACCCTAATATCGTTGACATTTACGACACCTATCGCTTTGACCGTTACCAGCTCATCGTGATGGAACTGGTGCGGGGTGGGACACTGCTGCATGCCCTGCAGCGCCTGCCGCGCCCGCTGGATGTGCAGACCAGCGTGGCGATGGTGGAGCAACTCGCCTTCGCCCTGGGCTATGTGCACGCCCAAAACATCCTGCACCTGGACCTCAAGCCGGCCAACATCCTGCTCGATCCGGTTGCCGATGGACGGGAAGCCCGTCCCCTGCTGACCGACTTCGGCATCGCCAAAATTGTCAACCCCGGCGGGGCAATTTCCACCAACATCATCGGCACGCCGATGTATATGTCGCCGGAGCACTTTGGATTTGGCGACAACAAGCCCGATCATCGCTCCGACATCTATTCGCTGGGCATCATCCTCTACGAACTGATCGTGGGGGAGGTACCGTACCGCGCGCCGGAACTGCTGGAAGTGCTCAACATGCACGCCTACAGCCCGATTCCGGTACCCTCGGCCAAAATCCCCAGCCTGCCGCCGGAGCTGGACTATGTGATCCTGCGTGCCCTGGCCAAGCTGCCAGAGGATCGCTTTCAGTCGGCCAACGAGATGGGTAGCCTCCTGCGCGAATTACGCCAGGGGCCGCTGACGACGCTCAAGCCGCTGCCGGGGCGCGTTTCGGGCGAGGCGCTGGGGGCGATCGCCAGCAAGCATGCCGAGGCGATGGCCGGGGTCGACGCTGCCTACGCCCGCGCCAGAGCGCCGGCCTTTAGCCTGGTGATGATGGGGCCGGATGGCGAGCAGCAGACGGTCAGCTTTCACGAGCGATCGGTCATCATTGGCCGTCACGAATCGGCGGGCCTGCGGCTGGATCACCCGTCGGTCTCCCGGCAACATGCCCGGATCGATTGCGACAGCAACGGCAATCTGTTCGTCACCGATCTGAACAGCATGAACGGCACTTACCTGGACGGCCTGCGCCTGCCGCCGCAGGAGCGCACTTACTGGAAGAACACCCAGTTCCTGCAGGTGCAGGGTTACCTGTTCCAGGTAGCGGAGCTGCCCGCCGGAGAAATGCCGGCGGTCGAACCCTTCATCTTCACCACTGAACAGGTCAAGGTTCTGCTGGACGAACTGGATCGTCAGCAGAACCGGCCCGGCGTGCGCGTCAGCCTGTCGCCGGATATCGTCTACCTGGAGCCGGGCAAGCGCCAGTATGTCCAGGTGCAGGTCAGGCCGGAGAACGCCCCGCCCGCCCGCTACGAGCTGCGGGCGCGGCCCGGCCCGGAGATTGACGACCGCTGGTATGTCCTGCCCGCCGGGCATGTGATCGAGGCGGGCGAAACCTACACCTTCGACCTGGTGATCAGCGCACCGCTGACCGGCACAGTAGGCGGCAAAACCCACGAAATCGCTCTGGAGGTCGTCTCCAACCAGCCAGGCATCCGCAGTGTGGTGCAGGTGCTTAAAGTAAGGGTGATGCCGGTAACGCGCTTTACCGTAGCCCTGCAGCCCAACCAGGTCACCCATGGCCGCCGCGCCCGCGCGGATCTGGTGATCATGAACAGCGGCAACGCTACCGAGAGCTTCGCCATTGAGTTCGAAGCGCCCGATACGCTGGCTATCCTGCCGGCGGCGCGGGAACTGACCGTTGAACCGGCCCAGGTGGGGACGGTGACGCTGCGTTTCAGGCCGGCCCGCAGCGCCGTACAGGAGCGCAGCCGCCTGATCTTTTCCGCGCTGGTGCGCGCTTCATCCGGTGTGGTGGAACGGGCGCACGGCAGCTATGTGTTTCAGCGCCGCCAGCGCCGCCAGCCGCTGGGATTGATCGCGCTGTGGGTGCTGATCGTTGCCGCGGCAACGCGCCAGTTCGTCCTTGGCGTCCCCCTGGCCGATCAACTCGACCAGCTGCGCCAGCTGATCGAACAGCTTGCCGGGCTGGTGCTGCGAGGACCAGGGCCATGA
- a CDS encoding FHA domain-containing protein produces MTTEHTRLVVRLVNERGDLLSYELGKRPVVIGSAANAHIQLTGQNIAGQQLLILRSGGEILVVDPGSPSGVLLNGRRIPPNQKIRWAPGDTLSIGHYRLSLIPEVAGAAMEGTEEQAGDLRLTVEPPVIHVPLPAALQLHHAGAETRQVFFEAVADSPNLAIDLEPAQAFVAPGADASVQVRAYPVGPFPFGGRVQATFTAFTTDGLAASARALIVVRPPLRKWALAGLLLLLFLGVVGGVILSLPYQLPTATPTILALVTTATPPPATTTATETALPTATETPTATPTNTLEPTPTTVQLGILPTPTPSATVYVCTNQCAQLGWPRITIQRGDTLFNLAQAANISVALAAQVNCIPDPGLIFAGQSICLPCADTDRDGLCDALDNCPAVYNPDQADTDGDGIGDACTPPFTLTWITLPPGLMAADNRSCPQTPTGARVVVSAASSYGIAEMAAELIIDGRQPQRLTIVPETPGSANFVFDIAIPGDVAGGGDVGARVRVTSRDGRGRTAEISTTFTITRCIPPVTPTPSLSPTPTLSPTPTPTFTPTPSPTPRGLALSWAVAPPPAMTADNFYCAATPQQATAIVQATGDLAVASLTAAIAFDTGGPSPLNFALPVTEDPATRQYSIDLDAATFTGAGEATGLLKVSATDTEGNLRELTATVALTACRLTLTWQTDPTGTLTASNALCPAIPENAYGVAVVSVPEVVEDSGVTASVSGPAGSGLAEALAVTPLGAGAYALDFDPGALGVTYTGPATITVRVVDRRGATHTLSAAVTLADCTMVFTWITLPDSVVAGSNATCPEVPLRTSGFVGASLPDAVDNVAAVISITGYVTPFRLDVLDQDDGVYRVDIEGDELPAVTASATVRVTLIDIAGGTYEVTAPLQLRDCRGTLTWVVPPPANINLTPCGGLPSLPFDVSFQAEIPDLVALQAVTADGINEQGRVVYGPITSPAPGVYTFTVNQAPPGTSFVVRAFAPDHKQTPAIITRILPCDDDDNPDALAPASNGDADALLTLALTPQPTLTETPSGPGGN; encoded by the coding sequence ATGACCACAGAACACACGCGGCTGGTCGTCCGGTTGGTCAATGAGCGGGGCGATCTGCTGTCTTACGAGCTGGGCAAGCGACCGGTTGTGATTGGCTCGGCTGCCAATGCCCATATTCAGCTGACCGGCCAGAACATCGCCGGGCAGCAGCTGCTGATCCTGCGCTCTGGTGGCGAGATTCTGGTCGTCGATCCAGGCAGCCCGTCGGGTGTGTTGCTCAATGGGCGGCGCATCCCGCCTAACCAGAAGATCCGTTGGGCGCCCGGCGACACGCTGAGCATCGGCCATTACCGGCTGAGCCTGATCCCGGAAGTGGCCGGGGCAGCGATGGAAGGCACGGAAGAGCAAGCGGGCGATTTGCGCCTGACGGTGGAACCGCCGGTCATTCATGTTCCCCTTCCGGCAGCGCTGCAACTGCATCACGCCGGTGCAGAAACCCGCCAGGTCTTCTTTGAGGCAGTCGCCGATTCTCCGAACCTGGCGATCGACCTGGAGCCAGCACAGGCGTTTGTCGCCCCCGGCGCGGATGCCAGCGTACAGGTGCGGGCCTACCCGGTCGGACCGTTCCCGTTCGGTGGCCGGGTGCAGGCAACCTTCACGGCCTTCACCACAGATGGTCTGGCGGCCAGCGCACGGGCGTTGATCGTCGTCCGTCCACCGCTGCGCAAGTGGGCGCTGGCGGGCCTGTTGCTGCTCCTGTTCCTGGGTGTTGTTGGCGGGGTAATCCTCTCTCTCCCGTATCAATTGCCCACCGCGACCCCCACCATCCTGGCGCTGGTAACTACCGCTACGCCGCCCCCGGCCACAACCACGGCGACTGAAACCGCCCTCCCCACCGCGACAGAAACGCCCACAGCGACGCCTACGAATACACTGGAGCCAACACCGACCACCGTCCAACTGGGCATCCTGCCCACGCCGACTCCCAGCGCAACGGTCTATGTGTGTACCAACCAGTGCGCCCAGCTGGGCTGGCCGCGCATCACCATCCAGCGCGGCGACACGCTGTTCAACCTGGCGCAGGCGGCCAATATCAGCGTGGCTCTGGCGGCGCAGGTCAACTGCATCCCGGACCCGGGGCTGATCTTCGCCGGGCAGAGCATCTGCCTGCCCTGCGCGGATACCGATCGGGATGGGTTGTGCGATGCGCTGGATAACTGCCCGGCGGTCTACAACCCCGATCAGGCCGACACAGACGGCGACGGGATCGGTGATGCCTGCACGCCGCCTTTCACCCTGACCTGGATCACCTTGCCGCCCGGCCTGATGGCCGCCGATAACCGGAGTTGCCCGCAGACGCCGACAGGCGCCCGTGTCGTCGTCAGCGCTGCCAGCAGCTACGGGATCGCGGAGATGGCCGCCGAACTGATCATCGATGGCCGGCAGCCCCAGCGCCTGACCATTGTGCCGGAGACGCCGGGCAGCGCCAATTTTGTCTTTGACATCGCCATTCCGGGCGATGTGGCTGGCGGCGGGGATGTCGGCGCGCGGGTGCGCGTGACCTCCCGCGATGGCCGGGGGCGCACCGCCGAGATCAGCACGACCTTCACCATCACCCGCTGCATCCCGCCGGTGACGCCGACTCCGTCGCTCTCACCGACACCGACGCTGTCGCCAACACCAACGCCGACGTTTACGCCCACGCCCTCGCCCACGCCGCGTGGTCTGGCCCTGAGCTGGGCGGTTGCGCCGCCGCCTGCCATGACCGCCGACAACTTCTACTGCGCCGCAACGCCGCAGCAAGCCACAGCGATCGTCCAGGCAACAGGCGATCTGGCCGTCGCCAGCCTGACCGCGGCCATCGCTTTTGATACAGGTGGCCCCTCCCCCCTGAACTTCGCCCTGCCGGTAACCGAAGACCCGGCCACCCGCCAGTACAGCATCGATCTGGACGCGGCGACGTTCACCGGCGCCGGGGAAGCCACAGGCCTGTTGAAAGTCTCCGCCACCGACACAGAAGGCAACCTGCGCGAGTTGACAGCCACAGTGGCGCTGACCGCCTGCCGCCTGACACTGACCTGGCAGACCGATCCGACCGGGACGCTGACCGCCAGCAATGCCCTGTGCCCGGCCATCCCGGAAAACGCCTATGGCGTCGCGGTGGTCTCGGTGCCGGAAGTGGTGGAAGACAGTGGCGTGACGGCTTCCGTCAGCGGCCCGGCGGGTTCCGGCCTGGCGGAAGCGCTGGCGGTGACTCCGCTTGGCGCGGGCGCTTATGCCCTGGACTTTGACCCAGGTGCGCTGGGGGTAACTTACACCGGCCCGGCGACGATCACCGTCCGCGTGGTTGACCGGCGCGGCGCGACGCACACGCTCTCCGCCGCTGTGACCCTGGCCGACTGCACGATGGTCTTCACCTGGATCACCCTGCCGGACAGCGTGGTCGCCGGCAGCAACGCCACCTGCCCGGAAGTGCCGCTGCGCACCAGCGGCTTTGTGGGCGCGTCGCTGCCAGACGCCGTGGACAATGTGGCCGCGGTGATCTCAATTACCGGCTACGTTACGCCATTCCGGCTGGATGTGCTGGATCAGGACGACGGTGTGTACCGGGTGGACATCGAAGGCGACGAATTGCCAGCTGTGACTGCTTCTGCTACGGTGCGTGTCACCCTGATCGATATCGCCGGCGGGACATATGAGGTGACCGCCCCTCTACAGCTGCGGGACTGCCGCGGGACGCTGACCTGGGTTGTACCACCACCCGCAAATATCAATCTCACGCCGTGCGGTGGGCTGCCATCGCTGCCCTTTGATGTAAGCTTCCAGGCAGAAATCCCGGATCTGGTGGCCCTGCAAGCGGTGACCGCGGATGGGATCAACGAACAGGGGCGCGTGGTCTACGGGCCGATCACCTCGCCTGCACCTGGCGTGTACACCTTCACCGTTAACCAGGCCCCGCCGGGGACCAGCTTCGTCGTGCGCGCCTTCGCCCCCGATCACAAGCAGACGCCGGCGATCATCACCCGCATCCTGCCCTGCGACGATGACGACAATCCGGATGCGCTGGCCCCGGCCAGCAACGGGGATGCCGACGCCCTGCTAACGCTGGCGTTGACGCCACAGCCGACGCTGACAGAAACACCCTCCGGGCCGGGCGGCAACTAA
- a CDS encoding molybdopterin-dependent oxidoreductase, producing the protein MTHASSDHVALHQANAIQPDRVVRTTCEYCGVGCQILLHVKDGVIYRVSAPFDAAPNYGNLCVKGRFGHDYVWHRDRLTTPLIRRNGVLRPASWDEALNLVANRLAAVKAAHGPDAIAFLCSAKCTNEENYLMQKLARQVIGTHNIDHCARL; encoded by the coding sequence ATGACCCATGCCAGCAGCGACCACGTCGCTCTCCACCAGGCAAATGCCATTCAGCCCGATCGCGTCGTCCGCACCACGTGCGAGTACTGCGGTGTTGGCTGCCAGATTCTGTTGCACGTCAAAGACGGTGTGATCTACCGGGTCAGCGCCCCTTTCGACGCCGCCCCTAACTACGGCAACCTGTGCGTCAAAGGCCGCTTTGGCCATGATTACGTCTGGCACCGCGACCGCCTGACCACACCACTCATCCGGCGCAACGGCGTATTGCGACCCGCCAGCTGGGATGAGGCACTGAACCTGGTCGCCAACCGGCTGGCGGCGGTCAAAGCCGCCCATGGCCCGGACGCGATCGCCTTCCTGTGCAGCGCCAAATGCACCAACGAAGAAAACTACCTGATGCAGAAGCTGGCCCGCCAGGTCATCGGCACGCACAACATCGACCATTGCGCTCGCCTCTGA